One Synechococcus sp. MU1617 DNA window includes the following coding sequences:
- a CDS encoding asparaginase, which translates to MTLPSGFSPAARSGSAPLEVCLRRGSITESVHRVHAVVCDGRGRVLMSAGNPGQESFIRSALKPFQALPFLSSGTADQLDVDERGIAISCASHAGTNAHAREAFRLLWKAELDSSSLQCPVPNGADSPLQHNCSGKHAAFLATSRKMGWPIETYLQKDHPLQVEVNRRVAELIGLPAEELVAERDDCGAPTLVLQLAQMALLYAHLGASQNAELEQISRAMLSHPDLVAGEGRFDTELMRRSHGQVLSKGGAEGIQCLSRVGEGLGVAIKVEDGSRRAKQAVALHLLRQLEWLTPMGLDELDEQVLVVNPSVKLSVSGSLQS; encoded by the coding sequence ATGACTTTGCCCTCGGGCTTCAGCCCTGCAGCCCGGTCTGGTTCAGCCCCCCTTGAGGTCTGTCTGCGGCGCGGATCGATCACGGAATCGGTGCATCGCGTTCATGCGGTGGTTTGTGATGGCCGAGGAAGGGTGTTGATGTCGGCAGGAAACCCCGGGCAGGAAAGTTTCATTCGTTCGGCTCTGAAACCCTTTCAGGCCCTGCCGTTTCTCAGCAGTGGAACCGCCGACCAACTGGATGTAGATGAACGGGGCATCGCCATCAGCTGCGCGTCCCATGCGGGCACCAATGCCCACGCCCGGGAAGCCTTCAGATTGCTCTGGAAAGCAGAGTTGGACAGTTCCTCACTGCAATGTCCAGTTCCAAACGGGGCTGACAGTCCGTTGCAGCACAATTGTTCCGGTAAGCACGCTGCCTTCCTGGCCACCAGTCGAAAGATGGGCTGGCCGATCGAGACCTATCTCCAGAAGGACCATCCGCTGCAGGTTGAAGTGAACCGCCGGGTTGCTGAACTGATCGGTCTTCCTGCTGAGGAATTGGTTGCAGAACGGGATGACTGTGGTGCTCCCACCCTGGTGTTGCAGTTGGCTCAGATGGCCTTGCTGTATGCCCACCTCGGCGCCTCACAGAATGCTGAACTCGAGCAGATCAGTCGGGCGATGCTGAGTCATCCCGACCTGGTGGCCGGCGAGGGTCGTTTTGACACCGAGCTGATGCGGCGCAGCCATGGTCAGGTCTTGAGCAAAGGTGGTGCAGAGGGCATTCAATGCCTCAGCCGTGTTGGTGAAGGTCTTGGAGTAGCCATCAAGGTGGAAGACGGCTCCCGTCGTGCCAAGCAAGCGGTTGCTCTGCATCTCTTGCGTCAACTGGAGTGGCTCACACCGATGGGGCTCGATGAGCTCGATGAGCAGGTGCTGGTCGTGAACCCGAGCGTCAAGCTCAGCGTGTCCGGTTCCTTGCAGTCGTGA
- a CDS encoding GMC oxidoreductase: MSSRSMNCDGPWDAIVVGSGASGGVAAMTLAEAGARVLVVEAGPDLNSTQAFGAEPGNLLRRIVGLTSGSHRQQSQHPGYWKANPRLYADERLHPYEHPAEQPFLWTRGLQVGGRSLTWGGITLRLSDEDLAGVDVEGEQVSWPLRSGELTPHYSELERWLGVHGGRDGLNHLPDGETQPALAATPAEQRFAEAVRQRLGYPVIPSRGFGPAPQGAAPAWPRSSSRGSSLPRAMATGRTQLLSAHLVEHLLMGAGGDKAIGVVAVDQSNGNRKELKADLVVLAASTIQTVSILLRSRRGEQSNGLDDPSGRLGTRLMDHVSTSQFFAFPEAVHGEQPTLTGAGSFFVPFGRHLPSADFQGGYGLWGGIGRFDPPRWLRRRPSSITGFLIGHGEVLPRAENRVTLSERTDRWGVRVPSIACRWSGNELAMVRHMRASIQSCIAAAGGEAKSIKDLFHLPLVEPFLEGAVALSDGAAPPGYYIHEVGGAAMGGSETNSVVDSSNRLWRAPNVLVVDGACWPTSAWQSPTLTMMALSRRACLLAFSGRGG, translated from the coding sequence ATGAGCAGTCGCTCCATGAACTGCGATGGCCCCTGGGACGCCATTGTTGTTGGCTCTGGAGCGAGTGGCGGCGTGGCCGCCATGACCTTGGCTGAAGCAGGAGCGCGCGTGCTCGTGGTGGAGGCAGGACCTGACCTCAACAGCACGCAAGCCTTCGGGGCTGAACCAGGAAATCTGCTGCGGCGGATCGTGGGCCTGACCAGCGGTAGCCATCGCCAGCAGTCCCAGCATCCTGGCTACTGGAAAGCCAACCCTCGTCTGTATGCCGACGAGCGTCTGCATCCCTATGAGCACCCGGCGGAACAGCCGTTTCTGTGGACGCGAGGCTTGCAGGTTGGCGGCCGCAGCCTCACCTGGGGTGGCATCACCCTGCGTCTCTCCGATGAGGATCTGGCCGGTGTGGATGTGGAGGGTGAACAGGTCAGTTGGCCTTTGCGCAGCGGTGAGCTGACACCTCACTACTCCGAACTGGAGCGCTGGCTTGGCGTTCATGGTGGGCGCGATGGTTTGAATCATCTGCCGGATGGCGAAACGCAACCGGCTCTGGCGGCGACTCCGGCGGAACAGCGTTTTGCTGAAGCTGTGAGGCAACGGTTGGGGTATCCCGTGATTCCCTCAAGGGGGTTTGGTCCGGCGCCGCAGGGAGCGGCCCCCGCCTGGCCCCGCTCCAGCAGTCGCGGCAGCAGCCTTCCCCGCGCCATGGCCACAGGACGCACACAGCTGCTTTCTGCGCATTTGGTGGAGCATCTGTTGATGGGTGCCGGCGGAGACAAAGCCATTGGTGTGGTTGCCGTTGACCAATCCAACGGCAACCGCAAGGAGTTGAAGGCGGATCTCGTGGTCTTGGCTGCTTCCACGATTCAGACCGTGTCCATCCTGTTGCGTTCCCGTCGTGGGGAACAGAGCAACGGTTTGGACGACCCTTCAGGGCGACTTGGCACACGCTTGATGGACCATGTGTCCACATCGCAGTTTTTTGCCTTCCCCGAGGCTGTACATGGGGAACAGCCCACGCTCACGGGGGCTGGAAGTTTTTTTGTTCCGTTTGGCCGACACCTGCCATCGGCTGATTTTCAGGGTGGCTATGGCCTCTGGGGTGGCATTGGACGGTTTGATCCGCCGCGGTGGTTGCGGCGTCGCCCTTCAAGCATCACCGGTTTCCTCATTGGTCATGGCGAAGTTCTTCCCAGGGCTGAAAACAGGGTGACCCTGAGCGAGCGCACGGATCGCTGGGGCGTGCGTGTCCCTTCGATTGCCTGCCGATGGAGCGGCAATGAATTGGCAATGGTGAGGCACATGCGCGCTTCGATCCAGTCCTGCATTGCCGCCGCCGGAGGCGAAGCTAAATCGATCAAAGACCTCTTTCACCTGCCCTTGGTTGAGCCTTTTCTGGAGGGTGCTGTTGCGCTGTCTGACGGCGCAGCCCCCCCGGGCTACTACATCCACGAGGTTGGAGGGGCTGCGATGGGGGGAAGCGAGACCAACAGCGTTGTTGATTCCTCTAACCGTCTTTGGCGAGCTCCCAATGTTCTTGTGGTGGATGGCGCCTGTTGGCCGACGTCGGCCTGGCAGAGCCCAACGCTGACGATGATGGCCCTGAGCCGTCGAGCCTGTCTGCTGGCCTTCAGTGGTCGGGGCGGATGA
- a CDS encoding CGLD27 family protein, which translates to MPEAVSCPVPPEQRPLEEFQQLCESWFFSWPAGQDPRLTQRLAGFWLLILPVCSLIASGSWTLKQDPPRLLASAAVAALVLPLLLLVRQWLGWTYVMQRLLRESVDYEESGWYDGQTWEKPLSWRERDLLVARHEVRPILGRLGRAMATSAGLMLAGASLCQAL; encoded by the coding sequence ATGCCTGAAGCGGTGTCCTGCCCCGTTCCACCGGAGCAGCGGCCACTCGAGGAGTTTCAGCAGCTCTGCGAGTCATGGTTCTTTTCCTGGCCAGCGGGTCAGGATCCTCGCCTGACCCAACGCCTTGCCGGCTTCTGGCTGCTGATCCTCCCGGTCTGCAGCCTGATTGCCAGTGGGAGTTGGACCTTGAAGCAGGATCCCCCCAGGCTCCTGGCCTCAGCCGCTGTTGCAGCTCTTGTGCTCCCCCTGCTGCTGCTGGTCCGGCAATGGCTTGGTTGGACTTACGTCATGCAGAGGCTTCTGCGTGAATCCGTCGACTACGAGGAATCCGGCTGGTATGACGGGCAGACCTGGGAAAAGCCTCTGTCCTGGCGGGAACGGGATCTGCTTGTGGCCCGGCATGAGGTTCGCCCGATCCTTGGTCGTCTGGGACGAGCGATGGCCACCTCGGCGGGTTTGATGCTGGCTGGTGCCAGTCTCTGTCAGGCTCTCTGA
- a CDS encoding DUF3318 domain-containing protein translates to MSELQRLKGLLPPEMQSWVFVESAAAVDPPLITLEEIGRDEVEIQVDLEEWDALALDHRNLLFWHEVGRIQNDTIPRDGWEMAALAIGLGGAIGELWVQDGLLLMMALGLSGFAGYRLYLKNNSEKRLQDAISADERAIDLACRFGYSVPNAYRSLGGALKELVEKTRKKRRRSYYEDRLEALRKSASKARAEMAQQEGSRSSVTSENVYG, encoded by the coding sequence ATGAGTGAGCTCCAGCGCCTGAAGGGGCTGCTGCCACCGGAAATGCAGAGCTGGGTGTTTGTGGAATCAGCTGCTGCAGTCGATCCTCCATTGATCACCCTTGAGGAGATCGGCCGGGATGAAGTGGAGATCCAGGTGGATCTCGAAGAATGGGACGCTCTCGCGTTGGATCACCGCAATTTGCTGTTCTGGCATGAAGTCGGTCGGATCCAGAACGACACCATTCCCCGGGATGGGTGGGAGATGGCCGCTCTGGCCATCGGCCTCGGCGGTGCCATCGGTGAGTTGTGGGTTCAAGACGGTCTTCTGCTGATGATGGCCCTCGGCCTGTCTGGCTTTGCGGGTTATCGGCTCTATTTGAAGAACAACTCTGAGAAACGCCTGCAGGACGCCATCAGTGCCGACGAGCGTGCAATCGATCTGGCCTGCCGCTTCGGATACAGCGTGCCGAACGCCTATCGGAGCTTGGGGGGTGCGTTGAAGGAATTGGTGGAAAAGACCCGCAAGAAGCGCCGCCGCAGTTACTACGAAGACCGTCTTGAGGCGCTGCGCAAGAGTGCCAGCAAGGCCAGAGCTGAAATGGCCCAACAGGAGGGCTCACGCAGCTCCGTTACCAGCGAGAACGTCTATGGATAG
- a CDS encoding sirohydrochlorin chelatase, translated as MAEQHEETGNERLGVLICGHGSRNRLAVEEFAEMVDALRPRLAPMPVEHGYLEFARPILRDGLEALRGKGVTKVLAIPAMLFAAGHAKNDIPSVLNTYTAETGLPIDYGRELGVDRLMVSAAGARVQECLDAAKHDVPLAETLLVVVGRGSSDPDANSNVAKVTRLLVEGFGFGWGETVYSGVTFPLVEPGLRHAVKLGFRRVVVVPYFLFSGVLVSRIRQHTELVAADHPEVEFLSAGYLGDHTLVVDTFKERVEEVLRGDTAMNCSLCKYRAQVLGFEQDVGRAQESHHHHVEGLAESCTLCELECTGACQPDGIPIAHDHSHPSDHSHGSDHSHEHHHPPYPHADHPLGPTTLKRNNGIPKD; from the coding sequence TTGGCCGAACAGCACGAGGAAACCGGCAACGAGCGCCTTGGCGTTCTGATCTGCGGCCATGGCAGTCGAAACCGATTGGCCGTCGAAGAATTCGCCGAGATGGTGGACGCCCTGCGACCTCGGCTCGCCCCCATGCCGGTGGAGCACGGCTATCTGGAATTCGCCCGACCCATCCTTCGAGATGGCCTTGAAGCGCTCCGGGGAAAAGGCGTCACCAAGGTGCTGGCCATTCCAGCCATGCTTTTCGCCGCAGGGCATGCCAAGAACGACATCCCCTCTGTTCTGAACACCTACACGGCCGAAACGGGTTTACCGATCGATTACGGCCGGGAGCTGGGGGTGGACCGGTTGATGGTGTCGGCCGCCGGGGCCCGCGTTCAGGAGTGCCTGGATGCGGCGAAGCACGACGTTCCACTGGCCGAAACCCTGCTGGTGGTGGTGGGTCGAGGTTCCTCGGATCCAGACGCCAACTCCAACGTGGCCAAGGTGACGCGGCTGTTGGTGGAGGGATTTGGCTTCGGCTGGGGAGAAACGGTGTATTCGGGAGTGACGTTCCCCCTGGTGGAACCGGGGCTTCGTCACGCCGTGAAGCTGGGCTTCCGCCGGGTGGTGGTGGTGCCCTATTTCCTCTTTTCAGGGGTTCTGGTGAGCCGAATCCGCCAACACACCGAGCTGGTGGCTGCCGATCACCCCGAGGTGGAGTTTCTCTCTGCGGGCTATCTGGGCGACCACACCCTGGTGGTGGACACCTTCAAAGAACGGGTCGAAGAGGTCTTGCGGGGGGACACCGCCATGAACTGCTCACTCTGCAAGTACCGCGCCCAGGTGCTGGGCTTCGAACAGGACGTGGGACGCGCCCAGGAAAGCCACCACCACCACGTGGAAGGACTTGCGGAAAGCTGCACGCTCTGCGAGCTGGAGTGCACGGGTGCCTGCCAACCCGACGGCATCCCGATTGCCCATGACCACAGCCACCCTTCAGACCACAGCCATGGGTCAGATCACAGCCATGAACACCATCACCCCCCTTATCCCCACGCCGACCATCCCCTGGGGCCTACCACGTTGAAGCGCAACAACGGCATCCCTAAAGATTGA
- a CDS encoding DUF3386 domain-containing protein, translating to MTASVPVKSGSDLRDDFRRAYENRYTWAPGFPGYRGRCIWQQGDQRVEGKFEIGADLKAKVEGIENEEILKAVNSQLWEVAIHRVRRSFEQTHGENTFTAGDTNDVGTEVLVGGKGAGDKYRIKDDVVTMVHRHIHGTVVTIYTTDVTDTGAGYLSHTYTSQYSDPATGEARGGRSSFKDSFAPLPGDGPWVLAERVVTTEAHGDTPAGSQTFRFEDLESL from the coding sequence GTGACAGCCTCCGTTCCCGTTAAGTCTGGTAGTGACCTGCGTGATGACTTCCGTCGCGCCTACGAAAACCGCTACACCTGGGCACCTGGATTCCCCGGCTACCGCGGACGCTGCATCTGGCAGCAGGGGGATCAACGGGTCGAAGGCAAGTTTGAGATCGGCGCAGATCTCAAAGCCAAGGTGGAAGGCATTGAAAACGAAGAGATCCTCAAGGCGGTGAATTCCCAGCTCTGGGAAGTCGCAATCCATCGCGTGCGTCGCAGCTTCGAGCAGACCCACGGTGAGAACACCTTCACCGCCGGTGATACCAACGACGTGGGAACCGAAGTCCTGGTCGGCGGCAAAGGAGCAGGGGACAAATACCGCATCAAGGATGACGTGGTGACCATGGTTCACCGTCACATCCACGGCACTGTCGTGACGATCTACACCACCGATGTCACCGACACGGGTGCGGGCTACCTCAGTCACACTTACACCAGTCAGTATTCCGACCCGGCAACGGGAGAAGCCCGGGGCGGGCGCAGCAGCTTCAAAGACAGCTTCGCTCCTCTTCCTGGGGATGGCCCCTGGGTGCTGGCCGAGCGGGTCGTGACCACCGAAGCCCATGGCGATACCCCCGCAGGCAGCCAGACCTTCCGCTTTGAAGATCTCGAATCGCTCTGA
- the carB gene encoding carbamoyl-phosphate synthase large subunit produces the protein MPRRSDLRRILLVGSGPIVIGQACEFDYSGTQACKALRAEGYEVILINSNPASIMTDPEMADRTYIEPLTPDVVTRVIEKERPDALLPTMGGQTALNLAVTLAENGTLERFGVELIGADLQAIQKAEDRLLFKQAMERIGVKVCPSGIASSQEEAEAVGAAIGSFPRIIRPAFTLGGSGGGIAYNPEEYAAICKSGLEASPVSQILIEQSLLGWKEFELEVMRDLADNVVIVCSIENLDPMGVHTGDSITVAPAQTLTDREYQRLRDQSIAIIREIGVATGGSNIQFAINPDNGDVVVIEMNPRVSRSSALASKATGFPIAKIAARLAVGYTLDEILNDITGKTPACFEPTIDYVVTKIPRFAFEKFRGSPAVLTTSMKSVGEAMAIGRCFEESFQKAMRSLETGFSGWGGDREEPELTDGELDRQLRTPSPERILSVRTAMVRGRSDEEIHRISTIDPWFLAKLRRIIEAEARLIKGKSLEQLNADSLFEAKQLGFSDRQIAWQTNSDELSVRQRRHQLDVRAVFKTVDTCAAEFASSTPYHYSTYERPLQTLQADGSLKPLPASSEVSRREGGRKMMILGGGPNRIGQGIEFDYCCCHASFAGQEQGITTVMVNSNPETVSTDYDTSDSLYFEPLTLEDVLNVIEAERPDGVVVQFGGQTPLKLAIPLLRWLDSDEGRATGTSIWGTSPESIDRAEDREQFEAILRKLNIRQPRNGLARSEEEARAVATRVGYPVVVRPSYVLGGRAMEVVFDEEELNRYMREAVQVEPDHPVLIDQYLENAVEVDVDALCDHTGAVIIGGLMEHIEPAGIHSGDSACCLPAVSLGEAALNTIREWSRSLAQTLEVRGLINLQFAVQRNTDGSEVVYIIEANPRASRTVPFVAKATGQPLARLATRLMAGETLTDIGMTSEPKPPLQSIKEAVLPFRRFPGADTVLGPEMRSTGEVMGSADSFGMAYAKAELGAGEALPTQGTVFLSTHDRDKQALVPIAARLIELGFDVTATSGTAQALANAGLKVQSVLKVHEGRPNIEDQIRSNQVQLVINTPIGRQAAHDDKYLRRAALDYAVPTVTTLAGARAAVEAISALQQQPRLSIHALQDVHAMQR, from the coding sequence ATGCCGAGGCGGTCTGATCTGCGTCGCATTCTCCTGGTGGGATCTGGTCCGATCGTGATCGGCCAGGCCTGTGAGTTCGATTACTCCGGAACCCAGGCATGCAAGGCCCTCAGAGCCGAGGGATATGAAGTCATCCTGATCAACTCCAACCCGGCGTCGATCATGACCGACCCGGAGATGGCGGATCGCACCTACATCGAGCCGCTCACGCCCGACGTCGTGACCCGGGTGATCGAAAAGGAGCGGCCGGATGCTCTGCTGCCGACCATGGGCGGGCAGACCGCCCTGAACCTGGCGGTCACCCTGGCGGAAAACGGGACCCTGGAACGCTTTGGCGTCGAGTTAATTGGTGCTGACCTCCAGGCGATTCAGAAGGCGGAAGACCGTCTGCTGTTCAAGCAGGCCATGGAGCGCATCGGGGTGAAGGTCTGCCCTTCGGGCATTGCCTCATCCCAAGAAGAAGCCGAAGCCGTCGGGGCCGCGATCGGAAGTTTCCCGCGGATCATCAGACCTGCCTTCACCCTGGGGGGAAGTGGCGGGGGCATTGCCTACAACCCCGAGGAATACGCAGCAATCTGCAAGAGCGGGCTTGAGGCGAGTCCGGTTTCTCAGATCCTGATCGAGCAATCGCTCCTGGGCTGGAAGGAATTCGAGCTTGAAGTAATGCGTGATCTGGCGGACAACGTCGTGATCGTCTGCAGCATCGAAAACCTCGACCCCATGGGGGTGCATACGGGGGATTCGATCACGGTGGCTCCGGCCCAGACCCTCACGGACCGGGAATACCAGCGGTTGCGCGACCAGTCGATCGCCATCATTCGAGAAATCGGTGTCGCAACGGGCGGCAGCAACATCCAATTCGCGATTAATCCCGACAACGGCGACGTTGTGGTGATCGAGATGAATCCCAGGGTGAGCCGATCGTCGGCCTTGGCAAGCAAGGCCACCGGCTTCCCGATCGCCAAGATCGCCGCTCGCCTCGCCGTCGGCTACACCCTCGACGAAATCCTCAACGACATCACCGGGAAGACGCCTGCCTGCTTCGAGCCGACCATTGATTACGTCGTCACCAAAATCCCGCGCTTCGCCTTCGAAAAATTCCGAGGTAGTCCGGCCGTCCTCACCACCTCAATGAAATCGGTGGGCGAAGCGATGGCCATCGGCCGTTGTTTCGAAGAGTCCTTCCAGAAAGCCATGCGATCCCTGGAAACGGGATTCTCGGGATGGGGAGGCGACCGGGAGGAACCGGAGCTCACTGATGGTGAGCTGGATCGCCAGTTGAGGACCCCCTCTCCAGAGCGCATCCTCAGCGTGCGAACGGCGATGGTGCGCGGACGCAGCGATGAGGAGATTCATCGGATCAGCACGATTGACCCCTGGTTCCTGGCCAAACTGCGACGCATCATTGAGGCGGAGGCAAGGCTGATCAAGGGCAAAAGCCTGGAGCAGCTGAATGCCGACAGCCTGTTTGAAGCCAAGCAACTGGGTTTTTCAGACCGACAGATCGCCTGGCAGACCAACAGCGACGAATTGTCGGTGCGTCAGCGGCGTCATCAGCTCGATGTTCGCGCCGTCTTCAAAACCGTCGACACCTGCGCTGCGGAGTTCGCTTCCTCCACTCCTTATCACTACTCGACCTACGAGCGTCCCTTGCAGACCCTGCAGGCCGACGGATCGCTCAAGCCCCTTCCCGCTTCATCTGAGGTGAGTCGCCGCGAGGGCGGCCGCAAGATGATGATCCTCGGTGGTGGACCCAACAGAATCGGGCAGGGCATCGAATTCGACTACTGCTGCTGCCATGCCTCCTTTGCAGGGCAGGAGCAAGGGATCACCACGGTGATGGTGAACAGCAATCCGGAAACGGTGTCCACCGATTACGACACCAGCGACAGCCTCTACTTTGAACCGCTCACTTTGGAGGACGTGCTCAATGTGATCGAAGCGGAGCGTCCCGATGGCGTAGTGGTGCAGTTCGGTGGACAAACACCTCTGAAACTCGCGATTCCCCTGCTGCGCTGGCTTGACAGTGATGAGGGGCGCGCAACGGGCACCAGCATCTGGGGCACCTCTCCTGAATCGATCGACCGGGCCGAGGACCGCGAACAGTTCGAAGCCATCCTCCGGAAGCTGAACATTCGCCAACCCCGCAATGGCTTGGCACGCAGTGAGGAGGAGGCACGGGCCGTGGCGACAAGGGTGGGCTATCCAGTCGTCGTGCGTCCCTCCTATGTCTTGGGCGGACGAGCCATGGAGGTGGTGTTCGACGAAGAGGAACTCAACCGCTACATGCGCGAAGCCGTGCAGGTGGAGCCAGACCATCCGGTGCTGATTGACCAGTACCTCGAAAATGCCGTTGAAGTGGACGTGGACGCCCTCTGCGACCACACCGGTGCTGTGATTATCGGTGGTCTGATGGAGCACATCGAACCGGCGGGAATCCATTCCGGAGACTCAGCCTGCTGCTTGCCCGCGGTCTCCCTCGGCGAAGCGGCACTGAACACGATTCGCGAGTGGAGTCGCTCCTTGGCGCAAACCCTCGAGGTGCGGGGTCTGATCAACCTTCAGTTCGCCGTGCAGCGCAACACCGATGGATCAGAGGTCGTCTACATCATCGAAGCCAACCCCCGCGCCTCCAGGACTGTCCCCTTCGTCGCCAAGGCCACAGGACAACCACTGGCTCGCCTGGCAACCCGACTGATGGCGGGCGAAACCCTCACCGACATCGGTATGACCAGCGAACCGAAGCCGCCGCTTCAGTCGATCAAGGAGGCGGTGCTGCCGTTCCGGCGCTTCCCAGGGGCGGACACGGTGCTGGGGCCAGAAATGCGCTCCACAGGAGAGGTGATGGGATCCGCCGACAGTTTCGGCATGGCCTACGCCAAGGCTGAACTCGGCGCTGGAGAAGCTCTGCCCACCCAGGGGACGGTGTTCCTCTCCACCCACGACCGGGACAAGCAAGCGCTGGTGCCCATCGCCGCTCGGCTGATCGAACTCGGGTTCGATGTCACGGCCACCTCAGGCACGGCTCAGGCTCTCGCCAACGCGGGGTTGAAGGTGCAATCTGTACTCAAGGTGCATGAAGGGCGCCCCAACATCGAGGATCAGATTCGCTCCAATCAGGTGCAGCTGGTGATCAACACACCGATTGGCCGGCAAGCTGCCCATGACGACAAGTACCTGCGTCGGGCAGCGCTCGATTACGCCGTGCCAACGGTGACGACTCTCGCGGGAGCACGGGCGGCAGTGGAGGCGATCTCAGCACTCCAGCAACAGCCGAGGCTCAGCATCCATGCCCTGCAGGACGTCCACGCCATGCAGCGTTAG
- the rsfS gene encoding ribosome silencing factor, which produces MDSEKLAELVADACDDRKATDIRLIRVDEVSSLADWMVIAGGQSDVQVRAIARSVEDRLETEADLLPLRKEGLNEGRWALLDYGDVIVHVLMPDERGYYDLEAFWSHGETRTFLPSVK; this is translated from the coding sequence ATGGATAGCGAAAAGCTTGCCGAATTGGTGGCCGATGCCTGTGATGACCGCAAGGCCACCGATATCCGCCTGATCCGTGTTGATGAGGTTTCTAGCCTGGCGGATTGGATGGTGATTGCCGGCGGTCAGTCCGACGTTCAGGTACGTGCGATTGCTCGGTCGGTTGAAGACCGCCTGGAGACTGAGGCTGATCTACTTCCTTTGCGCAAGGAAGGGCTTAATGAGGGGCGCTGGGCTCTTCTGGACTACGGCGATGTGATCGTTCATGTGCTGATGCCCGATGAGCGCGGCTACTACGACCTTGAGGCGTTTTGGAGTCACGGTGAAACCCGAACCTTCTTACCGTCGGTGAAGTAA
- a CDS encoding DUF2811 domain-containing protein, with protein sequence MNRNHLERCHEKGTTERGTASKASYVSLETEIPEVLYRGMKDFLGENPTWDQYRVMSSALAHFLFQNGCDDRAVTERYLDDLFIRPDH encoded by the coding sequence ATGAACCGAAATCACCTCGAGCGATGCCATGAAAAGGGGACCACGGAGCGCGGAACTGCTTCAAAAGCCAGTTACGTCAGCCTGGAAACGGAAATCCCCGAGGTGCTCTATCGAGGCATGAAGGATTTCCTCGGGGAGAACCCCACCTGGGACCAATACCGCGTGATGAGTTCTGCTCTCGCCCACTTTCTGTTTCAGAACGGCTGTGACGACCGCGCGGTGACCGAGCGCTATCTCGACGATCTGTTCATCCGCCCCGACCACTGA